The Agelaius phoeniceus isolate bAgePho1 chromosome 19, bAgePho1.hap1, whole genome shotgun sequence genome includes the window AAAGATCTCTATCAGGCTGCAGAAGGCAAACTGAATTCTCAATGAGCCTTATCTTACAGGTGCTGAGGACTTTGGGATGAGAGCATGTGGAAGTAAGGGTGAAATGGACAGAGGAGTCCACTGGAACACTGTCTGCAGAGAAGAGGCCTCATACCAGGGCAAGCATGAACTGGGTACTCACGAACTGACAGGATAGGCCGTGTCTCTGCTCGCTCGTAGCCATCTTGGAGGAGAACATCACTGTCAGACACTCCAGAGGAAGaatcttcatcttcatcatccTCCTGGATGAAAAGATCACTGCTGAGATATCTGCTACCCACAGtacaggctgtgccaccccatGTCATGGTTACTTCCAGACACTCAAAGGAAGGTCCCCAACAGGAAGGGAGGACATGCAAGCAAAGGCAATACCAGGGAACCCAGAGGATGCTGTGGAGGGCAGAAGAGGACACTAGCAGAGCAGGCTGAAGTGAATGACATGTACCAGCCCCAGATCACACACACAGCAACACTGCCCAGCTCATGTAGTGATAAGTGGCACAAGGAAGTTGGAAACTTCAGGAAGATCTGCAGTGTTGCagaactgggagaaaaaaaataatccaagtATATTTAGCTAGCACAAGCAGATCTAGTTCCTAACTCCATCCCACTAACACCAAGCCAGGGGTCTAAATCAGTGCAAACAATTATGCCTCCCTCTGATCCAGTAAAGCCACAAGTAAGTTTCACAGCAAGGACATAATTCAGAACTGCCCACAACCTGGGATACTGCCCAAGTAACAGCAAGGAcatcccagcctgtcccagttaAATGACCTGAGATCAGTAAGGATTTATAGTCCTCAGCACACTCCAAATAGCACCAATATATTGGCTGCCACCTCTCCACATTCACTGAGCAGCGCTTCTGGGCAAGGAGAGCGTGATCAGTAAGAAATGTGAACAGCACAAGAGATTTTTCAAAGCAGGAACAGAAAAGCCTGTCTTTAATGAGCAACCCCACAGGGAACTAACAGCTATATTTTATATGGCAAAGTTAAGTACAGTAGAAATTTATTTCCTTAGAGTTAGTAACAAGACAAGGCAAAGATGCAAGGGAATGCCAGAAAAATCCTACATGATAAAAcaacaggaggaaaaggagaattaAACCCCACACAAACCTTGCGTTTTTCCATTCTCTTCCATCTCAGCTGGGCATTTGCAGCAGCCATGGCTTCCACCACAAAGGTTGTAGTCATATAGCTACAGAGAGAAGAATTCAATTGATATCATCAGTAATAGTCAAGAACTGTCACTGAACAGAGATGGAGAATAATTCCCATCTATTTGtaggagaaaacaaacaaaccaaaacaatccTTTTGCCGGCTCCCCACACACTGTTTTGATAGTGTTTCATCTCAGTTTATTGCTTCCTTCTGTTCTTGAGATTCAGGTGTTCAAGCAGAGCACAATatgcagtaaaataaaacacaccTTCAGATATAATAAGACACTATAGATATTTGGAAGGCACATTCCTGGTGTTCCTGTGGGTTGAAGACAGCAAGAGAACTTTGATCTTAGAAAgcaagtttcctttctctttttagaACCTAGGACAAACCCAGTTCTTCTCTGAAGTTCATGGCAAAGATACTCTGGTCCCTTAAAGAATCTTACACAAATGGCATCAGAAGCAAAGCAGCAACACAAGAAAAAACACACCGCACATGCAGGCAAATGCTGGAGGCCAGTGGAAAAGCTGTCcagggagacagggagagcCACTGATGGAATGAATATCATTATCTCAGCTAAAACCAGTCCTGTAATATTAATcaataaattttaaaacccCCCTCAAATCAATCTTATTTAAGGCTTTAAAGTGGTTTCTCACTGCTTCAGGAACTGGACTTGCCTATTGAGTTCAAGTAAGAGATGAGTTTTGCAAGAATAAAACGAAGTGCTGAGCCCTGTGTAGCAATTTTTGCCCAGGCTTTTCCTGCACCAAAGGTGCTCAGTGGGCATGAGGAAGTCACAAGTACCAGAACAAAAGCAACAGAGCTCCCAAGGCATGCAGCACTTTGACCTGTGTCTTCTGAGTTTAATCCACTGCAGTTCTGGTACACAGATTTGGAGgtctgtgctctcctgctgaCCTTGAAGGATTGTCTGCTGGTGCTGAATTCCATATGCTGAATTTATGCTTTTAAACTAGTGTAGCTAAAAGGAATTGCTCCTAAAGTTCACAGTTACTGGTAACCCCACAGATATAATTTTACCAAGCCTTTGCAGCACCCAGCTTTGAGGTGGGGCAGTCACAAACATTTGACCATTCAgtctccctgcacagcagcacagaacagaTCCCAAAAGCTCTGCCTCCAAATCAAAGGCACATTCAGGCTGGCAGAACTGCTTACTGAAAAGGCTGGCACTTCAAAAGTCCATTTGCACAAATGGCAGGAGggaattttgctttattttattttgaagccAGTCAAGAAGATGGCAATTGGAGCAGCAACTCTTCAGAAATCAGTGTTGTAACCACAGCCTTCAGCtccacctgctgctccagcagggaggtacctgggcaggggctcacaGTGAAACAGCGTGACAAACAGGAGACCATCACCAGAGTCTTGAGCAGCAAAGGTCTGGAGGAGCTGAGACAGGCCTGGCTATACAGGAATTTGTATTCCTGACACTCTTTCAGCTGTGAGAGCATTGTCAGAAGCCAAGAGAAAGCTTACACATCTGCAAGTCACAAAGCAAAGACTTGACCCAGTGCCACCTGCGACCTGGTTGGTGTTTGGGGAACTGATCTGTGACAGAAGTGAGCATGGAATGTATCCACAGTGAGGACAATGTTTTAAAAAGGTAGTGGGGATAAAGGTCCCAGAAGACTCTGGACTGGAGGAAAAGTCCTTCCCATCAGTCAGGAAATGGGATGTACCAGAGAGTCAGGAAGTGCATCCTTCCAAATCAGACAACACCACTGCAGAAATCAACACTCaaggagcagagggacagagcacacagaaaaacagcaaaagtcTTTGCACTGTCCTCATCCAGCTGAACCTCCCAATCCCCTaaagacacacacagacacagatatacacacacacacacacaaacacacatccTACCTCATAAATCCCAGGAACATCAGGAGGACAAGGCTGACGAGCCACCCTGCCGTGGCAAAGGCCTTGGGCATGGTCAGGGCTCCTGTTCCAACAATGAGGTTGAACATGTACACCAGGCCAACCTGCAACCAGCCACATGATCCAGCATCAGAGTGTGCCAGGAATCATCCAAAACACCCCACATTCACCCTGATGTAAATGGAGAGGGCAATCCCTGAGCCAGCAGGGTGGGAACAAGTCCAGGTGAGAAATACCTGGAGGAAGGGACTGAAATCCAAAAAAAACAATGTAGGTGTCAGCACATTTCTGGAAAAACAGCTATTCCCCTGcatttttctaattattttaaattatttttttctctctagcTTGTAAAGTTATAAAGTGCATgagatttgtttgttttcaaatcaCTGCCTTCTACCAGAAGGTCTGTGCAGTGGGTTGGggtctctcctttttttctgaccCGAACACAAGCAGTTATGGCTATGTACCTTTCAGGACCTTTTATTCTCAGTCAAGCAAGAAATATCCAAAAAGAATTCTAATTCAAAGCCTGCTTGCTATTTTACCAGTAAGAAGCTGAGCATATTGTGAAGAAGGGATTTTACTTCCTGAAGTGAAAGAATTTTATCTTCTCTGGCAATGAGCTATTTCAGTGTCCAGAGACAAAAGAGAACTCTGCACGGGAACAAGACCCCCCAGGCTAAGAATTTAGCTCATTTAAAGATCAAAAACTGCCAAAGTTGTTGTGCTTTAGTGGGGCCTTTTTTTAATATAGGTCAGAGTCCCTCCAGAGAAATACCAGTAAAGAGCTGTGTATGAGCAGACTTTTCTGGGTGTGGAGCAATTAACATCAGGAGAACAATTCCCCAGTGACCCTGAGAGAACTTCACTGGCATAAGCACAGCAAATTCATCTTTTGGTGAACATCCCAGAACCATGATTTTCCTTTGGTCAAGCAGAAATGAGAATGGTGCCTGGAATGTTCAGCCAGGTTAGATATCTTCAGGGAAAGAGGAGAGGCTCAGCCTTTGAGATTGCTCTAGGAAACTCATGCAGCACCAGCATAACAATGTAAGAGCAGGTGACACTAATCCTTGAGGGTCCAGACATCCCAGTTACTGTCTTCTCCATTTTCTCAGTTGTGACCTATTTCTGCAGCCTAATATCCACTTCTCCTACACTTAATCATTAACAGTGAGATGaaaattttaaagcatttaaaatcCAACACACAGATTTCAGGGCTGGTTCTAAATTTATTGAGTtgacttaaaaagaaaaaagtgtttaCAAAGTGGTGTTTTTAAAAGCTGACATTTTGTGAAGACTTGTGGCTATGAAAACCAGTATTTCCAGTAATATAGGAAAGCAGCAATTGGCTCTGCAGTTGCACAGGACACCACATTACAGGGAAGAAACCTCTAAATTACTCACTTCCACTGAAGTGGTATAAAACAAATTACTGCAACAGCTGCAGCTAAGTAAACTTTGAgaaattcaggggaaaatgttTACATAAAGCAACAAAAGGGAAGAAAGTGGCATAGTTTCAATATCCAAGTCCCCCCCTGTCTATTCCAATGACAATTTGGGTTGATGAAAACATTAACAAAATGTAAGAAAGTGGGCAGAAGGATGAAGAGCTGGTATGGGACATGAAGCTTTTTGTAGCACTTTTAGATCTATACTTCAAGCACACATCATCCCTTTACCTTATGAAAAATGATCTGtgatgtaaaaaaaaccccatataaCTACAAACACTAAGCATCTTTAACCACCCTTTGACCCCCATAATCTCTTGAAATGCTGAAGTTATGTCCATGAGGAAGTAGGATTTGCAAGCAAAATGCTGAGGAAAgaggattttgaaaaaaaacttGTGACCAAACCCACAAGCAGTGGAACTTACATATGGAGAGTAAAGCTCTCCAGTGTCAGTGATGCCACCTGCCATcctggagagggagggaaacCCCGGAGCAAAGCCAGAAGGGTGTTTTAGGGAGGGTGTTTTCAACTTCTGTCACCTTTAACCTAGGGAAACATCATAAACTGTGTTATCTTTGCTGGAAAAAGGAAGAACTCACAAGTTAGCTCTGGCACATCAGTTTTCTGGTATTTGAACAGACTTCAGCAGGATCTTGCCCTTCACACAGACCCCACTCAGCAGCACCACTTGGTTCAAAACTCTGTGAGAAGTTTTCATACCTGTTAAACTGGTTTAAAAGCAACCAAAAGGCCCTGCCCTTTCACGGCATGTGATGACCAAACTTCATCTTCTCCAAACAGCCAGAGGGGCTGTTCCAGACAACTGAAACCTCAAGAGGAAAAATTACTACCTTGAGGATGATCTCAAACTGCTGCTTCTCATGCAGCAACTACTCCTTGCAAACATGTGCCTCCCACAAATCAAAAAACCAGCCTAAAGCCTCTCCTCCTAAATTCAAGTACAGAAATAAGTagacaaattaaaatatttgacCTATTAAAGACACACCAAGATGCTTGTCATGCACCAACATTTCCAAAGCAGAAGTATCTGGGAAGCTTTACATTGTCTCTAAAAAACTAGACGTGTATGGAGGAACTGAAGCCTTCTGGAAGGTTTCAGTGTCAATAATTAGCCATAATTGCATTAAGGGCTTCACATTTCTACATGTGCTCCTACTCAGCCACACCAGCTGGGACAAACCATCAGCACAAGCTGAGCTCCACTACAAAACCCAGTTATAAGCTTGTACACCTACGCTGAATGCCAGGAACGAATCAGGCAGCATAACTCACTGAGGTCATAACTGGACCAGCCTCAGAAGGAGAGATCAAACACCACCTTTTACAACAAACCTCGGCTCAAAACACTGAAGCCAAGCTTGGTAAAAACAGGGCCAGCAGAAAGACAACGGACGCTCCGGGACGCGGCCGGGGCCAGCGTGTCCCTGTGCAGGTCCCCAGCCTAGGCGGGGGAAACCGACACCAGGAGCCCCGAGGGCACCAGAGCCCCCGAGGGCACCAGAGCCCCCCGGCCCTCCCCTGGCCTATACCACAGACGGAACGCTGCTCGCACCCCCTGCCCTCTCCGGGGGAACTCCCCTCGCCCCACAGAGCGCCGACAACCCCGGCAGCCATCCTCACCCCAGGGCGGTCTCCCCAGGCCGGGGTCCCTCCGCTCACGGTGCACACCCCGCCCCACAGCAGGACCCTCCCCAGGCCTGTCCCCGCCCGTCCAGCCCCTTCCTAGTCCTCGTCCCACGCTGTCCCCACACAGGGCCGCTTCAAAGCCCCTGTGagagccgcgtcccgcccgggccccgcgggacCCCCGGCCCCTCACCAGCGCCAGCAGCTCGTGccggcggccccgcccccggccgcgCGGGGGCACTCACGGCGCACGCGCTGGGCGAGCGCGGGGGCCTTCCGCGCACGTGACAGAGACGCGGGGCGGGGTGAAGGAGGCGATCATGATTGGGTGAGGGTAGGGGGCGGGGCATGGGAGGGGACGGGGCGGGGCCCCAAGGGGCCCGATCACGAGTGGGCGCGGCCTAGAAGGGGGCGTGACACGGAAATTGAGTAGGGCAGAAAGGGGCGTGGCCGTATCAGGAAGGGGCGCGTCCAGGAGAGGCAGGGGCGGGGTGGGGATGGCAggggcggggacagggggaaGACACCGACCGATGATTGGGCCACAGGAGGAgcggggccgagggagaggcGGGGCCTCGCGGGAACATGGGCGGGGGATCGGGGGTGGAGTCGTGGAGAGGCGGGGCGGGGACGGGGCACGAAAGGGGCGGGGTCGCACGGAGCCGAGCCATGACGCCACACATGTCGTATCAGGACGGCCCCGGGGTCTGTGCGCATGCGTAGAAGGCCGTAGGGCGGGTACTCATGAGCTCCCCGGTGCCGGTTCCCATCGGTCCCGGGTCTCCGTCGGGATGTCGGAGCAGGGATTCGGGCCTGTTAATGCGGCCGTATTGGTGAGACCTGGGAGATCCGCACTGTGAGAGCCGCCTCTCGCTCCCGAAAGGCGCCAGGCCGCGTTGCCCTATCCCTTGGCCTCGCCGGAGACACGGAGCGGGGTGCGGTGTTTCCCCCTCAGTGCAGAGGCCATGAAGATTAATCAGGACACGGTGCTGCGGGGCAAGAAGGTGACGCTGGTGCCCTACACCGCTGCACACGTGCCCCGGTACGTGCCCGTGCCCTCCTCGGACGCTCCTGCAGGGTCCGATTCCAGTTCTCCCTTTGCAGACAGTGCTGGGGTCAGGACAGGTGGCTGCCAGCCGCAGTGCCCGCTTCCCCCGGGAGTTAGTCAGCGAGGTGCCCTCAGTGCCCTGGGatggcagctccatccctgtcaccgctgagctctgtgccagctctgctgtcaggGAGAGCATCTGTGCCACTGGGAGATCCCCGGCTCTGAAGGAACACGGCAGTTCTTCCGTTCATTCAGGCCTTTCCCTGGTGACGGTGGAAGAGCAAAGCTTCAGCGTGTAAAGCCAGGTGGATGGTTGATGAATTAGGCATGCCAACCGTTTGTAAAGTAAATCAGCACAAAGATACCAGCGTTAGTGTTTTTTCAGTGTCCAGGAGGTGCTGTGTCAGTGTTGCTCAGGATGAAATGCACCAGAACTCCAAAACATCAGGTGTGCATTGGGCACTCCAGACAAAGCCACAGGACAGGCAAACTTCCTAAATTTCCAGAGGGCATTGTGTTCCATAAAGGACAGAGGCTTGTAGATACATTTTAAGTTGCCACAAAAGCTGGGCTGGTGTTTCCAGAGCTGCTTGTGATGGGCTGACCCCTagagccctgggagggatcctcctgaggtgctgcagctggggcagtgaTGTGGGGCTGGGTCCATTGCCAGGTACCACGAGTGGATGCAGTCGGAGGAGCTGCAGCGACTGACAGCCTCGGAGCCcctgagcctggagcaggagtACGAAATGCAGCGCAGCTGGCGGGATGATGCTGACAGTGAGCATCTGGAATGCTTTCTGATGGAGGGTGGGAGTGGTGAGCAGGTCTCTCACTCTCAGTGAGCTGTGAGTGCCCTGTGAGTGAGTTCCCGTAAGCCAGAGGGGATGTGACACTCTACAACAGCAGCTTGAACAGGTTTTCTCATTACAGCTGGTATATATTCAGGGAAGTGGAGAATATCCACTTCCTCGAGCTTTTGTGTCTTTTTTATGCAGTTTTCCAGAGACTGTAGTGATTCATTTCACACAGCATTTTGTGCTGAGCTAAAAATCATTAAGCATCACTCCTGCACAGCCAACACTCCCCAGGTCTGATCGTTGCAAAAAGGTAGAAGGATATACAAAAGGTAGAAGGAAATACAACAAAGGTTGTATTTCTCCTTGATAAATTGTATGATTTTATGATCTCCTGGTTGAGGTGTGTTGACTAAATTGGTTCCTTGACTCTCCTACAGGTAATGAATCACTGTCCATAAAAGCCTGGTAGAAATTTAGTGAGCTGAAAAATACTGAAGCTGGCAAAGGGCTCAGTCTGGAGCATTTGTCTTAGGTGGCATAAAAAAACCTTACTCAAAGCGGCAATAATGTGGACCAGGTGAATCACTCAGTCTCAGCCTCTTGTGCACCAAAACAATTCTTTGCCCCAACTTGCTGCTGAGTAAGACAAGGCAAGGAGACCTCAGACATGGGAAGAAAGTTTTCACACTTCTTCCACAGGCTGTCTCTAGTCTTGGTGTCTGTGTCACCCTCACAAAAGGTTTTTCCAagtatttctttcctttctgcagGTGGGAACAGGCACACCTGGTGTGGGAAGCCAAATTATTAACCCTTCCTTGCTGTTAACATGTGGAAACTATTATTCCTCTGTCCATTACGCACCTTTAATTTCATTCTTTGGTCATTTATGAATAATTATCAGCACACTCTGAAGATGCTGCCACACTCTTGTTTTCCCCAGAGTGCACCTTCATCGTGCTGGACTCAGAGCGCTGGCCTGGGCAGGTGGAGGAGAACTCCATGGTTGGGGATGTGAATCTCTTCCTCACCAACACCGAGGACCCGACTGTGGGCGAGATCGAAATCATGATTGCAGGTCAAGTTCTGCTTCACAGCTTGGGGCTCTGTCACTGTGGCTGCGTGCTGCAGAGAGGTGTTGATGTTCCTGCATCAGATTTTTATTCTCATGCTTTACCATGGCTGTTCAGCCCTGATCAGCCCATGGCGTGCCCAGGTCACAGCCTCTTCTGAGAAGTGCCTGGTGTGGCTGGTGTGTCTCGCCCAACTGGATGCTGACTCTGTGCTGTCTCTTTCAGAGCCCAGCTGCCGTGGCAGAGGGTTTGGCAAGGAGGCAACTCTGCTGATGATGGCCTATGGTGAGGGTGGCTCAGTGCACAGGAACAGGAGTGTGGGGGGCTGAGGTCTCGGAACACATAATTCCCAGTGATACAGGCAGGGTAGCAAGGGATGCATCTGCCCCACGGGACAGGAGTCCTGTGCTTTTACAGATGTGGCACGTAATAGAAGTGCCTCTCTCTCTGATTTCTCCTGCAGGAGTGAGAAAACTGGGGATCACCAAGTTTGAGGCTAAGATTGGTCAGGAAAATGAAGCCAGTATCTACATGTTCAAAAAGCTTCACTTTAAGGAGGTGCAGTAACAGCCCATCTCCCCAGAGAAGTGAGCAGCATTTGCCATGTGGCTGGGGTTGAGCTgctttctctgtgtgtgctgcaggttGCTGTGAACAGCATTTTCCAGGAGGTGACGCTGAGGCTGGATGTCAGTGACCAGGAGAGACAGTGGCTCCTGGAGCAGACAAACCACGTGGAGGAGAAGAGTTATGCTGAGCTGAAGCAGCCAGCTGGGGTGCTGGACACCTGACAGACACCTCCAGACACCAGCTGGGTTTCCAGGGAGAAGTTGGACCTTGTTGCAAGGTCTGGGTGTGGAGGACACCAGAGAGCCAACACTGGAACTGTCCTgtctccttcagctgctttgTCATCTTGTCAACTTTGCACTTTGCTCCACCAGTCAGGATTACTACCTGAAATTTGGACCTGGAGAACAGCCACTAACTCACAGGTTTAGCTAGGAATGACTCTAACTTTGATTTGCTGTTCCAGCAGAGCCTAAAATCACCAGCAGTTGATTCCTGGACAAGCAGAAACTTCTCCCACTGCTCTTAAATCAGGATTCATCAGCGAGGAGGATTCATATACTGGCAGCtcattcttttttattcttgaataaaaaataaaaaaaatcacaaagatCTGAGGTGCCTGAGCACTATGTGTGGCTAAGCTGCTTTCTTTGACAGCTCAAAAACTGGCTTAGAAGTTGTAAAGGATAGCAGAGACTCTTTAAACCCAGTTTCCTGAGGTGTGGTAGGTTGCAGGGGGCACTGCTGCGTCCCGGCAGGGAGAAGCTCAGATGTGGGTGAGCACAAACAAAGGGCAAGTTAATATGATGGAAAGTGTTGATACTGGCTGATCAAGGCTAGAGCTGAGCCCCACCACTATGAGGgggctgagagctgcaggaggcttCTGAGACAAAACCCCTTCAgcttcagggctgtgctccaggtCTGAAAACGTCAGGCCAGCAGTGATGTTGCACTTCATTTTCCTTGGTTGCTTTGATGAAAGTAAGGAGAACACACTGAAAGGAGACAGCTCCCTTCTTCCACCAGCTCAGGACTCGCTCTGCTGAGCCTGGAGGGTCCATTTGCTGCTCTCTACCAAGATAAAGATGAATGTGGGGGAAATATCTCTTACTGGGGGGCAGATATATTTAGGGCAGGAGTTATCCAGCCTCTGTTGCAGTAGATCTGAGATCCATGGATGAAAAAGAGGCACTTGCCTGACTCCCACTGGACAAACTTTCCTGTGCAGTTACTCAGCCTGACCTGTCCTGCCCTACACACTGTCCATAGCAGGGAAGCTGCTAAGAGGAGAGAACAGAAGGTAAGAAGGATAACTGATGTTCCTGTGTGTTTTCATACTGTAACAGCAGCTCTAGTCCTAGACCACAAATTATCTGTTTCAGTGATAGAAGATCCGGTAATAACTTTCAGATTTGCCGAGGGATGTTTTGGAGATTGGCAGTCTGTGGAATTTTTAttgttgctgtgcctgtgtttttAGGGCCTGGG containing:
- the NAT9 gene encoding alpha/beta-tubulin-N-acetyltransferase 9 isoform X2 encodes the protein MKINQDTVLRGKKVTLVPYTAAHVPRYHEWMQSEELQRLTASEPLSLEQEYEMQRSWRDDADKCTFIVLDSERWPGQVEENSMVGDVNLFLTNTEDPTVGEIEIMIAEPSCRGRGFGKEATLLMMAYGVRKLGITKFEAKIGQENEASIYMFKKLHFKEVAVNSIFQEVTLRLDVSDQERQWLLEQTNHVEEKSYAELKQPAGVLDT
- the NAT9 gene encoding alpha/beta-tubulin-N-acetyltransferase 9 isoform X1, which produces MKINQDTVLRGKKVTLVPYTAAHVPRYHEWMQSEELQRLTASEPLSLEQEYEMQRSWRDDADKCTFIVLDSERWPGQVEENSMVGDVNLFLTNTEDPTVGEIEIMIAGVRKLGITKFEAKIGQENEASIYMFKKLHFKEVAVNSIFQEVTLRLDVSDQERQWLLEQTNHVEEKSYAELKQPAGVLDT